GGTGCGGATGCGCAGTATAGCATAGATCAGGCCTGGTTTTGCATCTCAAGCGGGCTGCGGGTACCCGCCGAGCGTAGCCGCGTGCGTGCAAGAAAAGCGACTGTTAGCCGGTAGGCTTCTAGGCTGCGCTGGCGGCATCACGCTGTGCGATGTCGGCGGGTTTGAGCGCCCACGAGCGCGCCGGCATTTTCGCCGGCCTGGCGGGCGTTCTTTGCGCCGGGGATCGGCAGCGCGCCGCGCTGGATCAGCCGGTTGAGCGCGGCCTGGCTCGCGCTCTTACCGCCATGCGCTTCACCACAGCGGCGCAGCAGATCGACCACCGGCTGCGCCCGCTTAGGCACCGCACACCGCCTGGCGCCATGCCGGGGCGGTACTTGCCAGTCAGCTCTACTATCAAATCCGGTTAATCGCTTGGTTTATGGTGGGGGTTTGTTGTGCGATGCCTGGCAAAGCCGGGCATCGCACAACACAACGAACGTAATCAAACGGAGTTGGTATAAAAACACAAACGGGGCAGGTTGCGCACCTGCCCCGCCGTGCTCACACCGCTGGCCTATTTGGATGTAATGTCGGCGCGCGCGCTCATACCGGCGCGCAGCCCCTCCTGATCGTCGATCGCGATGCGCACCAGGTAGGTGCGGATGGTGCCGACTGTGGTGGCGGTCGGCGACACATACGTGACCTTGCCGGTATAGGTTTTGCCGGGCATTGCGTCGGCGTGCAGCGTAGCCGCCTGGCCAACCGCAACCTTGGCAACGTCGATATCGGCGATCCGCACGTCGACATGCAGTTTGCTCACGTCAACCACTTTGATCGCCGCCTGGCCCACAACCGTGCTCGGGTCGCCAGGGTCGATATTGACGGCTGCGACGATCCCATCGAACGGCGCACGGATCTCGGCGTGCTCGCGGTTGATCTGCGCCAGCTCGAGCATGGCCTGGGCCTGCGCCACGCCAGCCGCCGCCGCCGCCTTCTGCGCGTCGCGCGGGGCAGCGGTAAGCCGTGCCTGGGCCGCGCGGGCCTGGGCCAGGCCGGCCTGCGCTGCCGCCATCTGGGCGCTGTCGGGCGGCAGGTTGATCTTGTCGACCAGCGCCTGGGCCTGCTCGACCTGTAGCTCGGCCGCATGGATGCCGGTAATCTCGCTCTGCTTGGCCGTCTCGAAGGCCGCCAGCGCCAGCTGGAGCCCTTGCTCGGCCTGGTGCATTGCGGCCTCGGCCTGCACCAGCTGCGAGTAGTAGTTCTCGCGCTGGCCGTCGCTCAGGGTATTGCCAACTTTTTTGCCGGTCTTCGGATCGGTGACGTTCGGTACCACCGGGTCGGTGCCCTCGGCCTGAATATGATCCCAGTAGGTTTTGGCCTGGGCATAGCGGGCCTGCGCCTGGGTCAGCGCCTGCGAGGCCTGGTTCATCTGCGTCTCGGCCTGGGTCTTGCCCAGCGAAAGCCGATCGCGCGTGCTCTGCAAATTGGCCTGCGCCGCCGCCAGGCCGGCCGCCGCCTGTGCCCGATCCGGCGGCTTCGGCCCGGTCTTGAGCGCGTCGATCGCAGCCTGCGCCTGGCGCACCGCCGCCGCTGCTGCTGCGGCATCGGCCGCGCGCGGGTCTTCAGTCAGCGCGGCCTCTTGCGCCTGCGCATTCGCCAGTGCCGCCTCGGCCTGGTGCAGCTGCTGATCAAACGGCCGTACATCAAGGATCGCCAGCAGGTCGCCCTGCTTCACCAGCGCGCCTTCGATCGCCTTTACCTCGGCCACGGTGCCCTGTGCGAGAAACACCAGGTCGGCGTCTTGTGCGGCCTTGACCTCGCCGCTGCCGCTAATGCCCAGATCGAGCTCGGAGGCGGCGCCCGGCGTTGGCACACCGATCGTCGGCAGGGCCGTAATCGTCGGCTGGGCCGCCTGCGAGGCGGGTGCCTGAGTTGCTGCCGTGCCGCCACATGCGCTCAGGGCCAACGCGATCAGCGCGGTGGCCATACCGGCGGCAATTGGTTTCGATCTCACTGTGATGCTCCTGAACATATCATAGCTATGAATTGAATGGTTGGATTGCGCGGCCCACCACAGGCGCGGCCGGCGCTAGCTCAGCGCTTGATCTCAGACGGCTCGATCGCTGCCCCAGCGCGCTCGGCCGTGCCATT
The sequence above is drawn from the Candidatus Kouleothrix ribensis genome and encodes:
- a CDS encoding efflux RND transporter periplasmic adaptor subunit; the encoded protein is MATALIALALSACGGTAATQAPASQAAQPTITALPTIGVPTPGAASELDLGISGSGEVKAAQDADLVFLAQGTVAEVKAIEGALVKQGDLLAILDVRPFDQQLHQAEAALANAQAQEAALTEDPRAADAAAAAAAVRQAQAAIDALKTGPKPPDRAQAAAGLAAAQANLQSTRDRLSLGKTQAETQMNQASQALTQAQARYAQAKTYWDHIQAEGTDPVVPNVTDPKTGKKVGNTLSDGQRENYYSQLVQAEAAMHQAEQGLQLALAAFETAKQSEITGIHAAELQVEQAQALVDKINLPPDSAQMAAAQAGLAQARAAQARLTAAPRDAQKAAAAAGVAQAQAMLELAQINREHAEIRAPFDGIVAAVNIDPGDPSTVVGQAAIKVVDVSKLHVDVRIADIDVAKVAVGQAATLHADAMPGKTYTGKVTYVSPTATTVGTIRTYLVRIAIDDQEGLRAGMSARADITSK